The DNA sequence CGAGTTCGGCGTGATCCCGTTGCTGTGGAACAGGTTCGGCGAGCTGGACGGCGACCGGGGACTGCGCGACCGGTTCGCCGCGCTGTGCGACATCGGCGAGCTGGACGCCGAGCGGGCCCGCGCCTGGACGTTCTGCCGCGCCGTCGACACCTGGCTGTGGTGCCTGGACGAAGGGTTGGCCGGGATGGCGGGCGCGGTCGAGGCCATCGCCCGCGCGCTGCGCCCGTAGCCGCACCTCAGCGGTCCACAGTGGAACGCAGCGGCGGCGCACCCGGCGGACTAGCCTGATCACGTGGCCGCCGTGAACCGCGTCTTCGCCGCCCAACTCGCCGGGCTGCCCGTGTTCGGGCCGGACGGCGAGTCGATCGGCAAGGTCCGCGACCTGGTCATCGGCCTGCGGGTGGACCGCCAGCCGCCGCGGGTGCTGGGCCTGGTGCTGGAGCTGGCGACCCGGCGGCGCATCTTCGTGCCGATGCTGCGGGTCACCTCGATCGAGCCGAACGCCGTGACGCTCGCCACCGGGTCGGTCAACCTGCGCCAGTTCCACCAGCGCGCCAACGAGGTGCTGGTCGTCGGCGAGCTGCTCGACGCGCGCGTGACGCTGGACTCCGGCGCGGCGGCGGTGCTGGTGGACGCGGCCATGGAGCCCAGCCGCACCCGGGACTGGCGGATGACGCGGGTCGCGGTGCGGGAGCGCACCGGGCGGCTGGCCCGGCGCGGCCCGGTGCAGGTGCTGCGGTGGGAGGAGCTGTCCGGGCTGTCGGTGACCGAGCTGGCGGGCCAGCCGCAGGGCGCGCAGCACCTGGTGGCGATCTTCGAGACGATGCGGGCCGCGGACGTCGCGCTGGCCCTGCACAGCCTGCCGTTCAAGCGCCGCTACGAGGTGGCCGAGGCGCTGGACGACGAACGGCTCGCCGACGTCATCGAGGAGATGGCCGAGGAGGACCAGAAGGACCTGCTCGCGCACCTGGACGACGAGCGCGCGGCGGACATCCTGGAGGCCATGAACCCCGACGACGCGGCCGACCTGCTCTCCGAGCTGCCCAAGGTCGAGCAGGACCGGCTGCTGGGCCTGATGGAGCCGGAGGAGTCCGAGCCGGTGAAGCGGCTGCTGGAGTACAGCTTCGACACCGCGGGCGGGTTGATGACGCCGGAGCCGGTGGTGCTCGCGCCGGACGCGACCGTGGCCGAGGCGCTGGCGCACGTGCGCAACCCGGACCTGACGCCCGCGCTGGCCAGCATGGTGTTCGTGTGCCGCCCGCCGACGGCCACGCCCACCGGCCGCTACCTGGGCTGCGTGCACATCCAGCGGCTGCTGCGCGAACCGCCGTCCGACCTGGTCGCGGGCGTGCTGGACACCGACCTGGCGACGTTGTCGCCGTCGGCGTCGCTGAGCGACGTGACCCGCTACTTCGCCACCTACAACCTGGTGTGCGGACCGGTGGTGGACGACAGCGACCACCTGCTCGGCGCGGTCACCGTGGACGACGTGCTGGACCACCTGCTGCCGGACAACTGGCGCGAAACGGGGCTGACCCATGCCTGAGCTGCCGCGTCGACGGCTCGACCAGCCGCGCACGGAGGGCCGGTTCCGGCTGTCGCTGGACCCGGAGGCGTTCGGCCGGTTCTCCGAGCGCCTGGCCCGGTTCCTGGGCACCGGCAAGTTCCTGTTCTGGCAGACCCTGATCGTGATCGTGTGGATCACGCTGAACCTGGTCGCGGTGTCGCTGCGCTGGGACCCGTACCCGTTCATCCTGCTCAACCTGGCGTTCTCCACGCAGGCCGCCTACGCCGCGCCGCTGATCCTGCTCGCCCAGAACCGGCAGGACGACCGGGACCGGGTGTCGCTGGAGGAGGACCGGGCGCGGGCCGCGCAGACCAAGGCCGACACCGAGTACCTGGCCCGGGAGCTGGCCGCGCTGCGGCTGGCCGTGGGCGAGGTGGTGACCCGCGACTACCTGCGCAGCGAGCTGGAACGCGTGTTCCGGGAGCGGAAGCGGACCGTCAAGGACGACGTGTCCTCGCCCTAGCGGCTCAGGGCTCGTCGGCCGCGCCGAGCCGGTCGCACGTGCGGCCGAACGCCTCCAGCTCGCCGTGGTCGAACGTCTCCGCGAAGTGCCGCACCACGCCCGCGAGGTGCGTGCCCGACGCCACCCGCAGCCGGCCCAGGCCCTGCGACGTGAGCACCGCCACCACGCCGCGGCCGTCGCCGTCGGCGCGTTCCCGCAGCACGAGGCCCGCGCGTTCCAGGCGGTCGACGAGCCGGGTCACGCCGGAGCGGGACAGCAGCACCGCGTCGGCCAGCTCGGTCATCCGCAAGCGGTACTGCGGCGCCTCGGCGAGCTGGACCAGGACGTCGTAGGCCGCGAGCGACAGGCGTTGCTCGGCGATCAGTTCGGCTTCCAGCACCCGTGTGAGCCTCGCGTGCGCCCGGAGGAAGGATCGCCACACCCCCAGCTCGGCACGGGTGGGCA is a window from the Saccharothrix saharensis genome containing:
- a CDS encoding DUF1003 domain-containing protein, yielding MPELPRRRLDQPRTEGRFRLSLDPEAFGRFSERLARFLGTGKFLFWQTLIVIVWITLNLVAVSLRWDPYPFILLNLAFSTQAAYAAPLILLAQNRQDDRDRVSLEEDRARAAQTKADTEYLARELAALRLAVGEVVTRDYLRSELERVFRERKRTVKDDVSSP
- a CDS encoding magnesium transporter MgtE N-terminal domain-containing protein — encoded protein: MAAVNRVFAAQLAGLPVFGPDGESIGKVRDLVIGLRVDRQPPRVLGLVLELATRRRIFVPMLRVTSIEPNAVTLATGSVNLRQFHQRANEVLVVGELLDARVTLDSGAAAVLVDAAMEPSRTRDWRMTRVAVRERTGRLARRGPVQVLRWEELSGLSVTELAGQPQGAQHLVAIFETMRAADVALALHSLPFKRRYEVAEALDDERLADVIEEMAEEDQKDLLAHLDDERAADILEAMNPDDAADLLSELPKVEQDRLLGLMEPEESEPVKRLLEYSFDTAGGLMTPEPVVLAPDATVAEALAHVRNPDLTPALASMVFVCRPPTATPTGRYLGCVHIQRLLREPPSDLVAGVLDTDLATLSPSASLSDVTRYFATYNLVCGPVVDDSDHLLGAVTVDDVLDHLLPDNWRETGLTHA
- a CDS encoding MarR family winged helix-turn-helix transcriptional regulator — protein: MPETGSARVPTRAELGVWRSFLRAHARLTRVLEAELIAEQRLSLAAYDVLVQLAEAPQYRLRMTELADAVLLSRSGVTRLVDRLERAGLVLRERADGDGRGVVAVLTSQGLGRLRVASGTHLAGVVRHFAETFDHGELEAFGRTCDRLGAADEP